A stretch of the Argentina anserina chromosome 6, drPotAnse1.1, whole genome shotgun sequence genome encodes the following:
- the LOC126797862 gene encoding uncharacterized protein LOC126797862: MDSATLCHRRSPSSDRFLGLFSFSPPSSSSPISVGEELNEAEVFWTTDDHTDPDDSTTATNHGLPLTQKSGILAVLPDPDRPAHLLYRKPSLSSPSKPIPSIPRPSLQSQPSNDGGQGHHTQSVPSRRFQQHSAPMKVPVLSKAMMMERRRNHGGLDDVVDEEEEEDGEMLPPHELVARGSGVSARTTFSVLEGVGRTLKGRDLRQVRNAIWRRTGFLD; this comes from the coding sequence atgGACTCCGCCACCTTATGCCACCGCCGATCGCCGTCCTCCGACCGCTTCCTCggcctcttctccttctcccctccctcctcctcctcccccaTCTCCGTTGGCGAGGAGCTCAACGAAGCCGAGGTCTTCTGGACCACCGACGACCACACCGATCCCGATGACTCCACCACCGCCACCAACCACGGCCTCCCTCTCACCCAGAAATCCGGAATCCTCGCCGTCCTACCCGACCCCGACCGCCCGGCCCACCTCCTCTACCGCAAGCCCTCGCTCTCCTCCCCCTCCAAGCCCATCCCCTCGATTCCGCGGCCGTCTCTGCAGAGTCAACCCTCCAACGACGGCGGTCAAGGTCATCACACCCAGTCGGTGCCTTCGAGAAGGTTCCAGCAGCACTCGGCGCCGATGAAGGTTCCCGTGCTGTCCAAGGCGATGATGATGGAGCGGCGCAGGAACCACGGCGGCCTTGATGACGTGgtggatgaggaggaggaggaggatgggGAGATGCTGCCGCCGCATGAGCTGGTGGCGAGGGGGTCGGGGGTGTCGGCGAGGACCACGTTTTCGGTGCTGGAAGGCGTCGGGAGGACTCTCAAGGGTAGGGACTTGCGTCAGGTCAGGAACGCTATTTGGCGCAGGACTGGCTTTCTCGACTAG